In one window of Pseudobdellovibrionaceae bacterium DNA:
- a CDS encoding Rne/Rng family ribonuclease yields the protein MSTEILINVRPNQTRVAYVEERTLVDFKVERKTQPTLVGSIYKGRVVRVLPGMQAAFVDIGLDRAAFLYVGDVRSDNEAQKHLVMMEEEDQEKTEEPIVLDPSATQAPEAVAETHMPLIQDLLKEGQTLMVQVAKDPLGTKGARITTHVSLPGRHLVYMPTLLHLGISRRIEDEQERERLRKLIEKAKPKGGVIVRTAGEGATAESLQSDLDFLHLVWKGIQQSYNKRKTLGLIHSELDVELRALRDMLNESVDHVIVDDPKVYRSVQGFVSQFMPNFKKKVRLYRDPAPLFDMYDIDLEVSRSIGRRIWLKSGGYLVIDEAEALVVIDVNTGRYVGKKDLEDTIVTTNVEAAKEVCHQLRIRNCGGIIIIDFIDMQKEVHREKVLSVLREELVNDRARTEVVNMSALGLVEMTRKRIRPSLVSLLCDPCPYCEGKGYIKKKPTIADEIFRTLEREEAVQAATGPLVVGCHAEVADWVYEEEPASLEELEKKLGRPVAFKVEPGFHLEQFELKSSE from the coding sequence TTGTCTACTGAAATCTTGATAAACGTACGTCCCAATCAGACGCGGGTGGCTTATGTCGAGGAGCGCACCTTAGTAGACTTCAAAGTGGAGAGAAAAACTCAACCCACCTTAGTGGGCTCCATCTACAAAGGCCGAGTCGTAAGGGTGTTACCGGGCATGCAGGCGGCCTTTGTGGACATAGGTCTGGATCGGGCCGCATTTTTGTATGTGGGAGACGTCAGAAGTGACAATGAGGCGCAAAAACATCTGGTCATGATGGAAGAAGAAGACCAGGAAAAAACCGAAGAGCCAATAGTTCTCGATCCCAGTGCTACGCAAGCCCCAGAGGCCGTCGCTGAAACACACATGCCGTTGATTCAAGACCTCCTTAAAGAGGGGCAAACTTTGATGGTTCAGGTGGCCAAGGATCCATTGGGAACAAAAGGCGCTAGAATAACCACTCATGTATCCTTGCCCGGCCGGCACCTCGTATATATGCCGACCCTATTGCATCTTGGAATTTCCCGGAGAATTGAAGACGAACAAGAACGTGAGCGACTAAGAAAACTGATTGAAAAAGCTAAGCCCAAAGGTGGTGTTATTGTCCGCACGGCAGGTGAAGGAGCCACTGCAGAATCATTGCAGTCCGATTTGGATTTTCTCCACTTGGTATGGAAGGGAATTCAACAGTCCTACAATAAGAGAAAAACTTTGGGACTCATTCATAGCGAGCTCGACGTTGAGTTAAGAGCTCTTCGGGATATGCTCAACGAATCCGTGGATCACGTGATTGTGGATGATCCTAAGGTGTATCGGAGCGTTCAAGGGTTTGTATCGCAGTTTATGCCGAATTTTAAAAAGAAAGTGCGTCTCTATAGGGATCCCGCGCCGCTCTTTGATATGTATGATATCGATCTCGAAGTTTCTCGCTCGATAGGGCGTCGAATTTGGTTAAAAAGCGGAGGATATTTAGTCATCGATGAGGCTGAGGCCCTGGTGGTGATTGATGTCAATACGGGCCGATATGTGGGTAAAAAAGATTTAGAAGACACTATTGTTACGACCAACGTAGAAGCCGCAAAAGAAGTGTGCCACCAGTTGAGAATTCGAAACTGCGGGGGAATTATCATTATTGATTTTATCGATATGCAAAAAGAAGTTCACCGGGAAAAGGTGTTAAGCGTATTGCGAGAAGAACTTGTAAATGACCGAGCCCGCACAGAAGTGGTGAACATGTCGGCATTGGGCCTTGTGGAAATGACCCGAAAGCGCATTCGTCCCAGCCTAGTCTCTCTTTTGTGTGATCCATGCCCTTATTGTGAAGGTAAGGGCTACATTAAGAAAAAGCCGACCATAGCCGATGAAATATTCAGAACTCTCGAGCGCGAAGAAGCCGTGCAAGCGGCCACGGGACCTTTAGTTGTAGGCTGTCATGCAGAAGTGGCCGACTGGGTGTATGAGGAGGAGCCGGCGAGCCTCGAGGAATTGGAGAAAAAGTTGGGACGGCCAGTGGCTTTTAAGGTTGAGCCGGGATTCCATCTGGAGCAATTTGAGCTAAAGTCATCAGAATGA